In the Acidobacteriota bacterium genome, one interval contains:
- a CDS encoding carboxypeptidase regulatory-like domain-containing protein has product MTQRTLILGLLLCLAPAVCLPRQGRGDPAHPPGAGWPGGDRGPALVQVYTDADLARLSGLVTDIVSVRRGWAEVRLTDDERERLSVEGFSAFPIPDRALEEFRQRLAAGEIGGDAADAYYTLATLAADLQAVAAAHPDICRLYSAGTSVQGRPLHVMKITANPDAVALKPGFRYIGSMHGNEPLGMEMLMRLIHLLAEGYGSDSRITRLVDQMEIFVLPLMNPDGYGGFASPQRYNAHGVDLNRNFPDRIDDPVNTPDGREPETAAVMTWFDSRPTVMSANFHTGALVVNYPWDSTTKPSGSYAACPDDDTFIHISEAYACHNPPMWNSSEFHHGITNGCDWYILFGGLQDWSYNWTGDLAVTIELSDTFFPPASTLQTYWDNNRESLLCYMEEALKGVWGVVTDAGTGQPLAADITAFGRNVPFRSDPVTGDYYRRLLPGTYALTFEAEGYAPLTVNDVVITEGAPVRLDVQLSLHTGPTEGDVNDDGLIDALDLATLAAFEAGNLLKSDIDWREADLDHNNRVDVRDTLLLLLSLT; this is encoded by the coding sequence ATGACCCAACGGACGCTGATCCTCGGCCTTCTCCTGTGCCTGGCTCCCGCCGTCTGCCTCCCCCGCCAGGGCCGCGGGGACCCCGCGCACCCGCCCGGCGCGGGTTGGCCGGGGGGAGACCGCGGCCCTGCCCTCGTCCAGGTCTATACCGACGCCGACCTCGCCCGCCTCTCCGGCCTGGTCACGGACATCGTGTCCGTCCGCCGGGGCTGGGCCGAGGTCCGCCTCACCGACGACGAGCGGGAGCGGCTCTCCGTGGAAGGGTTTTCGGCCTTCCCCATCCCCGACCGCGCCCTCGAGGAATTCCGGCAGCGGCTGGCCGCGGGGGAGATCGGGGGTGACGCGGCCGACGCCTACTACACCCTGGCCACCCTCGCCGCGGACCTGCAGGCCGTCGCCGCCGCCCACCCGGACATCTGCCGCCTTTACTCGGCGGGAACGTCGGTGCAGGGCCGCCCTCTCCACGTCATGAAGATCACCGCCAACCCCGACGCGGTCGCCCTCAAGCCCGGGTTCCGCTACATCGGGTCCATGCACGGGAACGAGCCCCTGGGCATGGAGATGCTCATGCGACTGATCCACCTCCTGGCGGAAGGCTACGGCTCCGACTCGCGGATCACCCGCCTGGTGGACCAGATGGAAATCTTTGTTCTCCCCCTGATGAACCCCGACGGTTACGGCGGTTTCGCCTCCCCGCAACGCTACAACGCCCACGGTGTCGACCTCAACCGCAACTTCCCCGACCGGATCGACGACCCGGTCAACACCCCGGACGGCCGGGAGCCGGAGACGGCCGCCGTCATGACCTGGTTCGACAGCCGCCCCACGGTGATGTCCGCCAACTTCCACACCGGCGCCCTGGTGGTGAACTACCCCTGGGACAGTACCACCAAGCCCTCCGGTTCCTACGCGGCCTGCCCCGATGACGACACCTTCATCCACATCTCCGAGGCCTACGCCTGCCACAATCCTCCCATGTGGAACAGCAGCGAATTCCACCACGGCATCACCAACGGCTGCGACTGGTACATCCTCTTCGGCGGGCTCCAGGACTGGAGCTACAACTGGACCGGCGACCTGGCCGTCACCATCGAACTCTCCGACACCTTCTTCCCGCCCGCCTCCACCCTTCAGACGTACTGGGACAACAACCGCGAGAGTCTCCTCTGCTACATGGAAGAGGCCCTGAAAGGGGTCTGGGGCGTGGTGACGGACGCCGGCACCGGCCAGCCCCTGGCGGCGGACATCACCGCATTCGGCCGGAACGTCCCCTTCCGGTCGGACCCGGTGACGGGCGACTACTACCGGCGGCTCCTCCCGGGGACCTACGCCCTCACCTTCGAAGCCGAGGGCTACGCCCCACTCACCGTGAACGACGTGGTGATCACCGAAGGGGCCCCGGTCCGGCTCGACGTCCAGCTCAGCCTTCACACGGGCCCCACGGAGGGGGACGTGAACGACGACGGGCTCATCGACGCCCTCGACCTCGCTACCCTGGCTGCCTTCGAGGCGGGGAACCTCCTGAAGTCGGACATCGACTGGCGCGAGGCCGACCTCGACCACAACAACCGCGTGGACGTCCGGGACACCCTCCTCCTCCTGCTCAGCCTGACCTGA
- a CDS encoding FAD-dependent oxidoreductase has translation MPTPPAPPLEPLLSGHPADLARFRACVPCTAACPVITDVAGYLRAIRNGDYTEANRLNAGTNLFPGLLGRVCSRPCEKACRHADPDLGEAVEICRLKRFAADQGHFACVVPTAPAPFTGKRVTIVGAGPAGLTAGYLLSRLGHAVEVFEMMPRVGGMLTYGIPPFRLPKDEVEREIGNTAAWGLRVNLGVRVGADVPFEDLLAASDAVLVAAGCYAARKPALPGADLPGVFSGLEFMMTVNAGGLPPVGRRVLVIGGGFTAVDCARAARRLGASDVHLCIRTTEEDLVVTRDQIVESKREGVRFLNLVSSIDILGDCRVEGVRFRYTRLGGARPTGERLTHPIEGSDFTLDADSVILAVGQAPDPRPFRGDLPEFRADPATGVTGRPGVWAAGDFARGASTVIEAMGNARRVAWEIHESLTGGAKPGRRVRVGAPGGERRDFRWDFLPRQDWAVSEVGERLADPSCETERGFDPEAGTREARRCYGCDEHYVIDPERCTLCAACIEACPRECIGWARAADDPDEPGALRWEWVKDWASAVTVAVDNARCIRCGACAAVCPRRCVTTQRIGLEPSRRVGRE, from the coding sequence ATGCCGACGCCCCCCGCCCCCCCTCTCGAACCCCTCCTGTCGGGACACCCCGCGGACCTCGCCCGCTTCCGGGCGTGCGTCCCCTGCACCGCCGCCTGTCCCGTGATCACCGACGTGGCCGGCTACCTCCGGGCCATCCGGAACGGGGATTACACCGAGGCCAACAGGCTCAACGCCGGCACCAACCTCTTCCCGGGCCTCCTGGGCCGCGTCTGCTCGCGACCCTGTGAGAAGGCCTGCCGGCACGCCGATCCGGACCTGGGCGAGGCCGTGGAGATCTGCCGCCTCAAGCGCTTCGCCGCCGACCAGGGGCACTTCGCCTGCGTCGTTCCCACGGCGCCCGCCCCGTTCACGGGGAAGCGGGTGACGATCGTCGGGGCGGGCCCCGCGGGGCTCACCGCCGGCTACCTCCTCTCCCGCCTGGGCCACGCGGTGGAGGTTTTCGAGATGATGCCCCGGGTGGGGGGCATGCTCACCTACGGGATCCCGCCCTTCCGGCTCCCCAAGGACGAGGTGGAGCGGGAGATCGGGAACACGGCGGCCTGGGGGCTCCGGGTGAATTTGGGGGTCCGGGTGGGGGCGGACGTCCCCTTCGAGGACCTGTTGGCCGCAAGCGACGCCGTCCTGGTGGCGGCGGGGTGCTACGCGGCCCGGAAGCCCGCCCTCCCCGGCGCGGACCTGCCGGGCGTCTTCTCAGGCCTGGAGTTCATGATGACGGTGAACGCGGGCGGCCTGCCCCCCGTCGGGCGGCGCGTGCTGGTGATCGGCGGCGGGTTCACCGCGGTGGACTGCGCCCGCGCGGCCCGGCGCCTGGGGGCCTCGGACGTCCACCTGTGCATCCGGACCACCGAGGAGGACCTGGTGGTCACCCGGGACCAGATCGTCGAGTCGAAACGGGAGGGCGTCCGCTTCCTCAACCTCGTCTCCTCCATCGACATCCTCGGGGATTGTCGGGTGGAGGGCGTCCGCTTCCGTTACACCCGCCTGGGCGGGGCCCGTCCGACGGGCGAACGCTTGACCCACCCCATCGAGGGTTCCGATTTCACCCTGGACGCCGACTCGGTGATCCTGGCGGTGGGCCAGGCCCCCGACCCCCGGCCCTTCCGCGGCGACCTCCCGGAGTTCCGCGCCGACCCGGCCACGGGCGTCACGGGCCGACCGGGGGTCTGGGCCGCGGGGGACTTCGCCCGGGGGGCCTCCACGGTGATCGAGGCCATGGGGAACGCCCGGCGGGTGGCCTGGGAAATCCACGAGAGCCTGACGGGGGGCGCCAAGCCGGGCCGGCGCGTCCGCGTGGGGGCCCCGGGCGGCGAACGCCGGGACTTCCGCTGGGACTTCCTCCCCCGGCAGGACTGGGCCGTCTCCGAGGTGGGCGAACGCCTCGCGGACCCCTCCTGCGAAACGGAGCGGGGCTTCGACCCGGAGGCGGGAACACGGGAAGCCCGCCGCTGTTACGGTTGCGACGAGCACTACGTCATCGACCCGGAGCGCTGCACGCTCTGCGCGGCCTGCATCGAAGCCTGCCCCCGGGAGTGCATCGGGTGGGCCCGGGCCGCGGACGACCCGGACGAACCGGGCGCCCTCCGGTGGGAATGGGTGAAGGACTGGGCCTCGGCGGTCACCGTGGCCGTCGACAACGCACGGTGCATCCGCTGCGGGGCCTGTGCCGCGGTCTGCCCCCGCCGGTGCGTCACCACGCAGCGCATCGGTCTGGAGCCCTCCCGCCGGGTGGGCAGGGAGTGA
- a CDS encoding FAD-dependent oxidoreductase, with protein MKPEHYVVIGNGAAANRAAEVLRQGDPEGRITLVSDEKDLFYFRHKLRKFISGAFPEAELRVHPLEWYRQRNIRLRLGQRVTRLDVASRTLYLQHMEKLAYSRLLVCCGSRPRIPEPLWEYRRRFTVVKTLDHARALRERLPAVRSIFVAGGDLVSFRLTEEFLALGREVTFLVDRDAFWPLTPTPAQRREFAESLARRGARVIQDDEVTALTDEGGGLKVRLARGGTLACDLAGGFFGLVPDVDFLLGSGLDIDRGIMVNEYLQTNREDIYAAGDCAQVYNPSIRSYWTSVGWPNARNLGETAALNILGDVVRAGRAKSSILSIEGVSVSTPWWQDRVRG; from the coding sequence GTGAAACCGGAACACTACGTCGTCATCGGCAACGGGGCCGCCGCGAACCGGGCGGCGGAGGTCCTCCGCCAGGGCGATCCCGAGGGCCGCATCACCCTGGTCTCCGACGAGAAGGACCTCTTCTACTTCCGCCACAAGCTCCGAAAGTTCATCTCCGGGGCCTTCCCCGAGGCGGAACTTCGCGTCCACCCCCTGGAGTGGTACCGGCAGCGGAACATCCGCCTGCGCCTGGGGCAGCGGGTGACCCGCCTGGACGTCGCATCCCGAACCCTTTACCTGCAGCACATGGAGAAGCTCGCCTACTCCCGCCTGCTCGTCTGTTGCGGCAGCCGCCCCCGGATCCCGGAACCGCTCTGGGAGTACCGGCGGCGGTTCACGGTGGTGAAGACCCTCGACCATGCCCGCGCCCTCCGGGAACGGCTCCCCGCCGTCCGGTCCATCTTCGTGGCGGGGGGCGACCTGGTCAGCTTCCGGCTGACGGAGGAATTTCTCGCCCTGGGCCGCGAGGTGACCTTCCTGGTGGACCGGGACGCCTTCTGGCCCTTGACGCCGACCCCCGCGCAGCGCCGGGAGTTCGCCGAGTCCCTCGCCCGTCGCGGGGCGCGGGTGATCCAGGACGACGAGGTCACCGCGTTGACCGACGAGGGCGGGGGCCTGAAAGTCCGGCTGGCCCGCGGCGGGACCCTGGCCTGCGACCTCGCCGGGGGCTTCTTCGGGCTGGTTCCCGACGTGGATTTTCTCCTGGGCAGCGGGCTTGACATCGACCGGGGCATCATGGTCAACGAGTACCTTCAGACCAACCGGGAGGACATCTACGCCGCGGGGGACTGCGCCCAGGTCTACAACCCGTCGATCCGGAGCTACTGGACCTCCGTCGGATGGCCCAACGCCCGGAACCTCGGTGAGACGGCCGCCCTCAACATCCTGGGGGACGTGGTCCGGGCCGGGCGGGCCAAGTCGAGCATCCTGTCCATCGAAGGGGTCAGCGTGTCGACGCCCTGGTGGCAGGACCGGGTCCGGGGGTGA
- a CDS encoding 2-oxoacid:acceptor oxidoreductase family protein, with protein MNTLSILFCGRPGDGALTAGHGLVRALAGLGVPAACDGDFPRVGDRSGRVRVRVRIFPPGAAAGFPGRPDVLVSLHDPSAIGEMSTLSDDGAVIFEGNPPGYLEEDVALAGHVGPLMHGLGIPLRDISRHVSGTRSHRNAVALGALASCLGLPREVVREALAEGLSGKEDPVRGAARDAFDEGYRQGLGRGETRLPPRFRPGPFPAGPPLRALTGAEALVEGFRAGSQEVSVPRFPLPAGGAPLPAPGPPPRAPLRIFGGRDVLVEPVLKAFSLHGGSGVAVHALPGPTAAAARALGCAFAARIRDPGAAGIAGPLALAVVNGEELPALSAFLGAALRQGCPLVVAAVSGPVSAGQPAGGPLFIPDPAACAPVDADEPGTEPPRLLTTTAVTPLDGREAAARLAARVAEGSRPGLLRLSSAFLPGMETEHP; from the coding sequence GTGAACACCCTGTCCATCCTGTTCTGCGGCCGGCCCGGCGACGGGGCGCTGACGGCGGGGCACGGCCTGGTGCGGGCCCTGGCGGGCCTCGGGGTCCCGGCCGCCTGCGACGGGGACTTCCCCCGGGTAGGCGACCGCAGCGGCCGCGTCCGGGTGAGGGTCCGGATCTTCCCTCCCGGGGCGGCGGCGGGTTTCCCGGGCCGCCCGGACGTCCTCGTCTCCCTGCACGACCCGTCGGCCATCGGAGAGATGAGCACCCTGAGCGACGACGGCGCGGTGATCTTCGAAGGCAACCCGCCGGGCTACCTCGAGGAGGACGTCGCCCTGGCCGGGCACGTGGGCCCCTTGATGCACGGCCTGGGAATCCCCCTGCGGGATATTTCCCGCCATGTCTCCGGCACGCGCTCCCACCGCAACGCCGTAGCCCTCGGGGCCCTGGCGTCCTGCCTGGGCCTCCCCCGGGAGGTTGTCCGCGAGGCGCTGGCGGAGGGCCTCTCCGGAAAGGAAGACCCCGTCCGGGGCGCGGCCCGCGACGCCTTCGACGAGGGTTACCGGCAGGGTTTGGGCCGGGGGGAAACCCGGCTCCCCCCCCGGTTCCGGCCGGGGCCTTTCCCCGCGGGGCCGCCCCTGCGGGCGCTCACCGGCGCGGAGGCCCTCGTGGAAGGCTTCCGGGCAGGGTCCCAGGAAGTGAGTGTCCCGCGTTTTCCGCTCCCCGCCGGCGGCGCGCCGCTGCCTGCCCCGGGCCCGCCCCCCCGGGCCCCGCTGCGCATCTTCGGCGGTCGCGACGTCCTGGTGGAACCTGTGCTGAAGGCCTTCTCGCTTCATGGCGGAAGCGGGGTCGCCGTCCACGCCCTCCCGGGGCCGACGGCGGCGGCCGCACGGGCCCTCGGCTGTGCGTTCGCCGCCCGCATCCGGGACCCGGGGGCCGCGGGGATCGCCGGCCCCTTGGCCCTCGCCGTGGTGAACGGGGAGGAACTTCCCGCCCTGTCCGCCTTCCTGGGGGCCGCCCTCCGGCAGGGGTGCCCCCTCGTCGTGGCGGCCGTCTCCGGGCCCGTCTCGGCCGGGCAACCGGCGGGGGGGCCGCTCTTCATTCCGGACCCCGCCGCCTGCGCCCCGGTGGACGCGGACGAACCCGGGACCGAACCGCCCCGCCTCCTCACGACCACGGCGGTCACGCCCCTCGACGGCCGGGAAGCCGCGGCGCGCCTGGCCGCCCGGGTGGCGGAAGGGTCCCGCCCGGGCCTGCTCCGGCTTTCTTCCGCTTTCCTGCCCGGCATGGAGACGGAACACCCGTGA
- a CDS encoding sigma-54-dependent Fis family transcriptional regulator: protein MGVEHTVLVVEDENAQRKIIADILRREGFQVEEAASGEAALDAIETRVPDLVLSDWKLPGIGGGELLARVRSRGPRPAFIVMTAYGSIAHAMDAIRNGADDYLAKPFERDELLIAVRRVLRTTRLEDENRRLREEITGREGFGEILGKAEAMQQLFRTIRKVAATDATILVTGESGTGKELVARTLHEQSPRAERPFVALNCAAIPDTLMESELFGYEKGAFTGASQRKEGKFEEARGGTLFLDEIASMPLGLQAVLLRVLQERRFSRLGGRGEVECDVRIVAASNRDLPRMVADGAFREDLYYRLNVLQLRLPSLRERKEDIPLLARHFLARVSEKYGLPALPIPADLLRCLVSHPWPGNVRELANVMERLALMADEGRLRLQDLPDEIRAEPGDSGCPFRLPPAGLDWDGMESGLLRQALGRAGGNRSNAARLLGMSYKTFLYRLEKFGLH, encoded by the coding sequence ATGGGTGTGGAACACACAGTCCTGGTAGTGGAAGACGAGAACGCCCAGCGCAAGATCATCGCGGACATCCTCCGCCGGGAAGGGTTCCAGGTGGAAGAGGCCGCGTCGGGCGAGGCCGCCCTGGACGCGATCGAGACCCGGGTCCCGGACCTGGTCCTGAGCGACTGGAAGCTGCCCGGGATCGGCGGCGGCGAACTGCTGGCGCGGGTCCGCTCCCGGGGGCCGAGGCCGGCCTTCATTGTCATGACGGCGTACGGTTCCATTGCCCACGCGATGGACGCCATACGGAACGGAGCGGACGACTACCTCGCCAAGCCCTTCGAGCGGGACGAGTTGCTCATCGCCGTCCGCCGGGTGCTGCGCACCACCCGCCTGGAAGACGAGAACCGCCGGCTTCGGGAGGAAATCACCGGTCGGGAAGGGTTCGGGGAGATCCTGGGGAAGGCGGAGGCCATGCAGCAGCTTTTCCGGACCATTCGGAAAGTGGCGGCCACCGACGCCACCATCCTCGTCACGGGCGAGTCGGGCACGGGGAAGGAACTGGTGGCCCGGACCCTCCACGAGCAGAGCCCACGCGCCGAGCGACCCTTCGTGGCCCTCAACTGCGCGGCGATCCCCGACACCCTCATGGAAAGCGAGCTGTTCGGTTACGAGAAAGGGGCCTTCACGGGGGCCAGCCAGAGGAAGGAAGGGAAGTTCGAGGAGGCGCGGGGCGGCACCCTGTTCCTGGACGAGATCGCCTCCATGCCGCTCGGCCTGCAGGCGGTCCTCCTGCGCGTCCTCCAGGAGCGCCGGTTCTCCCGGCTGGGCGGGCGGGGCGAGGTGGAGTGCGACGTGCGGATCGTCGCCGCCTCGAACCGCGACCTGCCACGCATGGTGGCCGACGGCGCTTTCCGCGAGGACCTTTACTATCGCCTGAATGTCCTCCAGCTCCGGCTCCCGTCCCTCCGTGAACGGAAGGAGGACATCCCCCTGCTCGCCCGGCATTTCCTGGCCCGGGTGTCCGAAAAGTACGGCCTGCCGGCCCTTCCGATCCCCGCGGACCTCCTCCGCTGCCTGGTGAGCCACCCCTGGCCGGGGAACGTGCGCGAACTGGCCAATGTCATGGAACGGTTGGCCCTGATGGCCGACGAGGGCCGGTTGCGCCTCCAGGACCTCCCCGACGAGATCCGCGCCGAGCCCGGGGATTCCGGCTGCCCCTTCCGGTTGCCCCCGGCCGGGCTCGACTGGGACGGGATGGAGTCCGGCCTGTTGCGCCAGGCCCTCGGCAGGGCCGGGGGGAACCGCTCCAATGCCGCCCGCCTCCTGGGGATGAGCTACAAGACCTTCCTCTACCGCCTGGAGAAATTCGGCCTCCACTGA
- a CDS encoding HAMP domain-containing histidine kinase, whose protein sequence is MRIRTQLFIGTAALVLALLGVQWGLQVRQLRDLDQQLAETAADVTRTLVFGETGRTAPEGPVESRESRRVIRVRPETAGEPGAVGIVLPLLFDEVTPDAVPVTGETMTRTVRIRREEPSRPVTGDPSPAAPGSAAAPEVRKLRVTETKSYTIKVSVDQKGPRNYVVIAGLPQGERRIPVPKSNASEVIRATLHQGLIAGIVLLAVGLVGGALVAHRVTKPIRRLKSGAEAVGRGELGTQVAVESRGELRDLEMTFNRMSRQLAELEVEKQSWKAREHLAELGGLARGLAHTLRNPLNTFGLVIEELGARGSDEDRTLVATAQAQIRRIDRWVRSLLAVGKEGALEPEPADIVQVVTDMVFESLQAGNRVELRCEAESLPSRVILPALRPALANLVENAAEASPADRAVEVEVGEDGEDAVIVIRDHGPGLPGEVRRRLYAPHVTTKPEGSGMGIYLSRQLIEGIHGGKLDIGDDPGGGTVVTVRIPRQFPGPGEKA, encoded by the coding sequence ATGAGAATCCGGACACAGCTTTTCATCGGTACGGCGGCCTTGGTCCTCGCGCTGCTCGGGGTCCAGTGGGGACTCCAAGTCCGTCAACTGAGGGACCTGGACCAGCAACTGGCGGAGACGGCCGCCGACGTCACGCGGACCCTGGTCTTCGGCGAGACCGGCCGGACCGCGCCGGAGGGACCGGTGGAGAGCCGGGAATCCCGCCGGGTCATCCGGGTCCGGCCGGAGACCGCCGGCGAGCCCGGGGCGGTCGGGATCGTCCTGCCCCTGCTCTTCGACGAGGTCACCCCGGACGCCGTTCCTGTGACGGGGGAGACCATGACCCGGACAGTCCGGATCCGCCGGGAGGAGCCTTCCCGTCCGGTGACGGGGGACCCCTCGCCGGCCGCCCCGGGGAGTGCGGCGGCGCCGGAGGTGAGGAAGCTCCGGGTCACCGAGACGAAATCCTACACGATCAAGGTTTCCGTGGACCAGAAGGGGCCCCGCAATTACGTGGTGATCGCCGGGCTCCCCCAGGGGGAGCGCCGGATCCCGGTGCCGAAATCCAACGCGTCCGAGGTCATCCGCGCCACCCTTCACCAGGGCCTCATCGCGGGGATCGTGCTCCTGGCCGTGGGGCTGGTGGGGGGAGCGCTCGTGGCGCACCGGGTCACGAAGCCCATTCGCCGCCTGAAATCGGGCGCCGAGGCCGTGGGGCGCGGCGAGCTGGGCACCCAGGTCGCCGTGGAGTCCCGGGGGGAACTGCGGGACCTGGAAATGACCTTCAACCGGATGTCCCGCCAGCTGGCGGAGCTGGAGGTTGAGAAGCAGAGCTGGAAAGCCCGGGAGCACCTCGCGGAACTGGGCGGCCTGGCGCGGGGCCTGGCCCACACGCTCCGCAACCCGCTCAACACCTTCGGCCTGGTGATCGAGGAGCTGGGCGCCCGGGGCAGCGACGAGGACAGGACCCTGGTGGCGACCGCCCAGGCCCAGATCCGGCGCATTGACCGGTGGGTCCGTTCCCTCCTGGCGGTGGGGAAGGAAGGGGCACTGGAACCGGAGCCGGCGGACATCGTCCAGGTGGTGACCGACATGGTCTTCGAGAGCCTGCAGGCCGGGAACCGGGTCGAACTCCGCTGCGAAGCCGAAAGCCTGCCGTCGCGGGTGATCCTGCCCGCCCTGAGACCGGCGCTGGCGAACCTCGTGGAGAACGCCGCGGAAGCGTCGCCGGCGGACCGCGCCGTGGAGGTCGAGGTCGGGGAAGACGGGGAGGACGCCGTCATCGTCATCCGGGACCACGGTCCGGGGCTTCCCGGGGAGGTCCGCCGCAGGCTCTACGCCCCCCACGTGACCACCAAGCCCGAGGGGTCGGGCATGGGCATATACCTCTCCCGGCAGCTGATCGAGGGCATCCACGGGGGGAAACTGGACATCGGGGACGACCCGGGCGGCGGCACCGTCGTCACGGTGCGGATCCCCCGGCAGTTCCCTGGCCCGGGGGAAAAGGCGTGA
- the rfaD gene encoding ADP-glyceromanno-heptose 6-epimerase, whose protein sequence is MIIVTGAAGMIGSNAVRTLNERGYTDILAVDRLERDERWKNLRGLRFRDYLQADRFLAAMASGENLGRVEAVLHFGACSDTAERDVDFLVRNNFEYAKAVAGFALKQGARLLHASSAATYGDGTQGYLDDESRLDTLRPLNPYGYSKHLFDLWARDAGVLGRIVSLKFFNVFGPNEYHKGDMRSVVLRAFEQVLSGGPMKLFRSGRPEYADGAQQRDFLYVKDAVRMTLHLLGTPYCGIFNIGSGVARTWNDLAAALFKALDQPVNVEFIDMPEALRDRYQYHTCAEMGRFNATGFVGRPNTLEEAVDDYVRNYLKPGVHLDGTPR, encoded by the coding sequence ATGATCATCGTGACGGGCGCGGCGGGCATGATCGGCAGCAATGCCGTCCGGACGCTGAACGAGCGCGGGTACACCGACATCCTGGCGGTCGATCGGCTCGAGCGGGACGAACGCTGGAAGAACCTTCGAGGGCTCCGGTTCCGGGACTACCTGCAGGCGGACCGCTTCCTGGCCGCCATGGCGTCCGGGGAGAACCTCGGCCGCGTGGAGGCGGTCCTCCACTTCGGGGCCTGCTCCGACACCGCCGAGCGGGACGTGGATTTCCTCGTCCGGAACAACTTCGAGTACGCCAAGGCGGTGGCCGGCTTCGCCCTCAAGCAGGGGGCGCGCCTGCTCCACGCCTCCAGCGCCGCCACCTACGGCGACGGGACCCAGGGCTACCTCGACGACGAAAGCCGGCTGGACACCCTCCGCCCGCTCAATCCCTACGGTTACTCCAAGCACCTCTTCGACCTCTGGGCCCGGGACGCCGGGGTCCTCGGCCGCATCGTCTCCCTCAAATTCTTCAACGTCTTCGGCCCCAACGAGTACCACAAGGGGGACATGCGCAGCGTCGTCCTGAGGGCCTTCGAGCAGGTGCTCTCGGGCGGACCGATGAAGCTGTTCCGGTCCGGGCGCCCGGAGTACGCGGACGGGGCCCAGCAGCGGGACTTCCTCTACGTCAAGGACGCGGTCCGGATGACCCTGCACCTCCTCGGGACCCCCTACTGCGGCATCTTCAATATCGGCAGCGGCGTCGCCCGGACCTGGAACGACCTGGCGGCGGCCCTCTTCAAGGCCCTGGACCAGCCGGTGAACGTGGAGTTCATCGACATGCCGGAGGCCCTCCGGGACCGGTACCAGTACCACACGTGCGCCGAGATGGGCCGGTTCAACGCCACGGGGTTCGTCGGGCGCCCCAACACCCTGGAGGAAGCCGTCGACGACTACGTCCGGAACTACCTCAAGCCCGGCGTCCACCTCGACGGCACCCCCCGCTGA
- a CDS encoding AAA family ATPase produces the protein MSKRYNPADIFAFLSARVVGQDPVLRQIAVGVYKHLQGLRNSNILLIGNSGTGKTTIMRAIIAFYREHPDLEKFATLSIMNANSLVGEDGEVRLSRLFRNLEADARREIGDAFDPEALRDRMENATVCLDEVDKISSRIAGRTNVAGISIQQALLTVLEGEVTSYETAPDAGGKRHRFAVNTRRVQFVAGGAFEELYDQIYKLVENKEDERRFSETSEWDDATGRMRKTIHFTLREYLKLSDLFAYGMVPQFISRFSSVAVLDDLDRPALRQIFLGVPDSPYRHAKEYFASFGIDLRFDDAAVDRIVADAAANARIGARALQETLGRVLAELEFNPTTAPELRAAGDRQVLPVTKALVEKGLAR, from the coding sequence ATGAGCAAGCGGTACAACCCGGCAGACATCTTCGCGTTCCTCTCCGCCCGCGTGGTGGGCCAGGACCCCGTCCTGCGACAGATCGCCGTCGGGGTCTACAAGCACCTGCAGGGCCTCAGAAACAGCAACATCCTCCTCATCGGCAACTCGGGCACCGGTAAAACCACCATCATGCGGGCCATCATCGCCTTTTACCGCGAGCACCCCGACCTGGAGAAGTTCGCCACCCTGAGCATCATGAACGCCAACTCGCTGGTGGGCGAGGACGGCGAGGTCCGCCTGTCGCGGCTGTTCCGCAACCTCGAGGCGGACGCCCGCCGCGAGATCGGCGACGCCTTCGACCCCGAGGCCCTGCGGGACCGGATGGAGAACGCCACCGTCTGCCTGGACGAGGTGGACAAGATCTCGTCCCGCATCGCAGGGCGCACCAACGTGGCCGGGATCAGCATCCAGCAGGCGCTGCTCACGGTCCTGGAGGGGGAGGTCACCAGCTACGAGACCGCCCCCGACGCCGGCGGCAAGCGGCACCGCTTCGCCGTCAACACCCGGCGGGTCCAGTTCGTGGCCGGGGGGGCGTTCGAGGAACTCTACGACCAGATCTACAAGCTCGTCGAGAACAAGGAGGACGAGCGCCGGTTCTCCGAGACCTCGGAGTGGGACGACGCCACCGGCCGCATGCGCAAGACCATCCACTTCACCCTCCGGGAGTACCTCAAGCTCAGCGACCTCTTCGCCTACGGGATGGTACCCCAGTTCATCTCCCGCTTCAGCAGCGTGGCCGTCCTGGACGACCTCGACCGGCCCGCGCTCCGGCAGATCTTTCTCGGGGTCCCCGACTCGCCCTACCGGCACGCGAAAGAGTACTTCGCCTCCTTCGGTATCGACCTGCGCTTCGACGACGCGGCGGTGGACCGGATCGTCGCGGACGCCGCCGCCAACGCCCGCATCGGCGCCCGGGCCCTCCAGGAGACCCTCGGCCGCGTCCTCGCGGAGCTGGAGTTCAACCCGACGACCGCCCCGGAGCTGCGGGCCGCCGGGGACCGGCAGGTGCTCCCCGTGACGAAGGCCCTGGTGGAGAAGGGACTCGCGCGGTGA